A portion of the Melanotaenia boesemani isolate fMelBoe1 chromosome 2, fMelBoe1.pri, whole genome shotgun sequence genome contains these proteins:
- the LOC121628285 gene encoding G2/M phase-specific E3 ubiquitin-protein ligase-like, translated as MKRLNKRPIFDGPEQSRYLVYNSTAIREDEYSLAGKMIAMSIVHGGPGPNFLSKDVVSHISGQSSFNPSIGDITDEEIGKVLQQIEVASTLESLRDLIFQNSTMLQTAGCFKRVSGGKTLNC; from the exons ATGAAAAGGCTAAACAAACGACCCATATTTGATGGTCCGGAACAGAGCCGCTACCTTGTCTACAATTCAACAG CAATCAGAGAGGATGAATACAGTTTGGCAGGGAAGATGATTGCCATGTCTATTGTACATGGTGGACCTGGCCCAAATTTTCTTTCAAAAGATGTGGTCAGCCACATCTCAGGGCAGTCCAGTTTCAATCCATCTATAGGCGACATCACAGATGAAGAAATAGGGAAAGTGCTACAACAG ATTGAGGTTGCATCCACATTGGAGAGCCTGCGAGACCTGATATTCCAGAACAGCACCATGTTGCAGACTGCAGGGTGTTTTAAACGTGTCAGTGGAGGAAAAACACTCAATTGTTAA
- the LOC121651479 gene encoding uncharacterized protein LOC121651479, protein MFCPYCGINLQIVLLYCASCGRSIQFLRSLQSEGPEATMVDELIHKYFAEGHTSEIILDLLATKHNISMSLSTLKRRLRDADLTKRTNYTPIATVREAISEELQGSGRLLGYRAMWQILKQKYSLTVRRCDVMNLMRELDPSGIENRSQRRFVRRTYHSTGPNEVWHVDGYDKLKPFGIAISGCIDGFSRKIMWLACGKSNNDPSVIAQNYIKCVAEFGVFPMRLRTDCGTENGLMAALHCSLRSEQSDELAGTRSHMYGTSTSNQRIESWWSYFRKQRIQFWIDLFGDLRERHLFNGSYEHTRLLRHCFLDVLQKELDEYKHHWNTHIIRPVRQSNCPSGRPEAMYFLPHRFNGMNCGFPASPQTVSQLERHVPAPAAPDGDSDQHDFEELQRQSGLAPPLQWQPAVENYITLKNMTDI, encoded by the exons ATGTTTTGTCCATATTGTGGAATAAATCTACAGATTGTCCTGCTATACTGTGCCTCATGCGGCAGGAGTATTCAGTTTTTGAGAAGTCTTCAATCGGAAG GTCCTGAAGCAACCATGGTGGATGAACTTATTCACAAGTATTTCGCAGAGGGCCATACCTCTGAAATAATATTGGACTTACTGGCAACCAAGCACAACATTTCAATGAGTCTCAGCACTTTAAAAAGAAGACTACGAGATGCAGACCTGACTAAGAGAACTAACTATACTCCTATTGCTACTGTACGGGAAGCCATTTCTGAGGAGCTTCAGGGATCAGGCAGGCTTTTAGGATACAGAGCAATGTGGCAGATTCTCAAACAAAAGTACTCATTAACAGTGAgaagatgtgatgtgatgaaCCTAATGAGAGAACTTGACCCATCTGGGATAGAGAACCGTTCTCAGAGAAGATTTGTCCGAAGAACGTACCACTCAACGGGACCAAATGAAGTCTGGCATGTTGATGGATATGACAAACTCAAACCCTTTGGAATTGCCATAAGTGGCTGTATTGATGGCTTCTCCAGAAAAATTATGTGGCTTGCATGTGGAAAGTCCAACAATGACCCAAGTGTCATTgctcaaaattatattaaatgtgTAGCTGAATTTGGAGTTTTCCCAATGCGCCTCCGCACGGACTGTGGCACAGAAAATGGACTTATGGCAGCACTCCATTGTTCTTTGAGATCAGAGCAGAGCGATGAACTTGCAGGAACCAGAAGTCACATGTATGGCACTTCAACATCAAACCAGCGCATTGAAAGCTGGTGGTCATACTTTCGTAAACAAAG GATACAATTTTGGATAGATCTGTTTGGTGACTTGAGGGAGAGGCATCTGTTCAATGGCAGCTATGAACACACAAGGTTGCTGCGACACTGCTTTCTGGATGTGCTACAGAAAGAACTGGATGAATACAAGCACCACTGGAACACTCACATTATTCGTCCTGTTCGGCAGTCAAATTGCCCATCTGGAAGACCAGAGGCAATGTACTTTTTGCCTCACAG ATTCAATGGGATGAACTGTGGATTCCCAGCATCCCCACAAACTGTGAGCCAGCTTGAAAGACATGTGCCAGCACCAGCAGCGCCCGATGGGGACAGTGACCAGCATGACTTTGAAGAACTGCAAAGACAGAGTGGTTTGGCACCACCTCTTCAGTGGCAGCCTGCTGTAGAGAACTACATCACcctgaaaaacatgactgacATTTAA